In Streptomyces sp. NBC_01551, one DNA window encodes the following:
- the prfB gene encoding peptide chain release factor 2 has translation MAVVDVSEELKSLSSTMGSIEAVLDLDKLRADIAVLEEQAAAPSLWDDPEAAQKITSKLSHLQAEVRKAETLRGRIDDLAVLFELAQEMDDADTLAEAETELTSVRKALDEMEVRTLLSGEYAEREALVNIRAEAGGVDASDFAERLQRMYLRWAERHGYPTEVYETSYAEEAGIKSTTFVVKAPYAYGTLSVEQGTHRLVRISPFDNQGRRQTSFAGVEVLPVVETSDHVEIDETELRIDVYRASGPGGQGVNTTDSAVRITHIPTGIVVSCQNERSQIQNKASAMNVLQAKLLERRRQEEQARMDALKDGGSSWGNQMRSYVLHPYQMVKDLRTEFEVGNPQAVLDGEIDGFLEAGIRWRKQQEQTA, from the coding sequence GTGGCAGTCGTCGATGTTTCCGAAGAGCTCAAGTCCCTCTCCTCGACCATGGGGTCGATCGAGGCCGTCCTGGACCTCGACAAGCTGAGGGCAGATATCGCCGTGCTCGAGGAGCAGGCCGCCGCGCCGTCCCTGTGGGACGACCCGGAGGCCGCCCAGAAGATCACGAGCAAGCTTTCGCACCTCCAGGCCGAGGTCCGCAAGGCCGAGACCCTGCGCGGCCGCATCGACGACCTCGCGGTGCTGTTCGAGCTCGCCCAGGAAATGGACGACGCGGACACCCTCGCGGAGGCGGAGACCGAGCTGACCTCCGTGCGCAAGGCGCTGGACGAGATGGAGGTCCGGACCCTGCTCTCCGGCGAGTACGCCGAGCGCGAGGCCCTGGTCAACATCCGCGCCGAGGCCGGCGGCGTCGACGCCTCCGACTTCGCCGAGCGCCTCCAGCGCATGTACCTGCGCTGGGCCGAGCGCCACGGCTACCCGACCGAGGTGTACGAGACCTCGTACGCGGAAGAGGCCGGCATCAAGTCGACCACCTTCGTGGTCAAGGCCCCGTACGCGTACGGCACCCTCTCCGTCGAGCAGGGCACCCACCGCCTCGTGCGCATCTCGCCCTTCGACAACCAGGGCCGCCGCCAGACCTCCTTCGCGGGCGTCGAGGTGCTGCCGGTCGTCGAGACCAGCGACCACGTCGAGATCGACGAGACCGAGCTGCGCATCGACGTGTACCGCGCCTCCGGCCCCGGCGGCCAGGGCGTCAACACGACCGACTCGGCGGTGCGCATCACGCACATCCCGACCGGCATCGTCGTCTCCTGCCAGAACGAGCGCTCGCAGATCCAGAACAAGGCCAGCGCCATGAACGTCCTCCAGGCCAAGCTGCTGGAGCGGCGCCGCCAGGAGGAGCAGGCCAGGATGGACGCCCTCAAGGACGGCGGCAGCTCCTGGGGCAACCAGATGCGGTCCTACGTCCTGCACCCGTACCAGATGGTCAAGGACCTGCGGACGGAGTTCGAGGTCGGCAACCCGCAGGCGGTGCTCGACGGCGAGATCGACGGCTTCCTGGAGGCCGGCATCCGCTGGCGCAAGCAGCAGGAGCAGACCGCGTAA
- a CDS encoding isopenicillin N synthase family oxygenase, with the protein MPSAHSLPVLDLSRADDPAERADFLKQLHAAARDSGFLHLTGHGVSAAETARILDLTRAFFALPEADRLAVSNLNSPHFRGYTRIGHELTGGASDWRDQLDVGAERPAPVVGPQDPPYLWLEGPNQWPAALPELRTAVLEWQSRLAAVAHRLLRELLTSIGAPADFFDEAFADRPHLHTKLIRYPGSAPSGADQGVGAHKDYGFLTLLLQDSVGGLQVVRDGAYVDVPPMPGAFVVNLGELLEIATEGYLTATDHRVVSPPGAVERYSVPFFYNPRLDAVVETVPGDYLRSAPGVAHDASNPLHAEYGRNELKGWVRAHPSVARRWHPELLES; encoded by the coding sequence ATGCCGTCCGCGCACTCCCTCCCCGTCCTCGACCTCTCCCGAGCCGACGATCCCGCCGAGCGGGCCGACTTCCTGAAGCAGCTGCACGCGGCCGCCCGGGACAGCGGTTTCCTGCACCTCACCGGCCATGGCGTCAGCGCCGCCGAGACTGCCCGAATCCTGGACCTGACCAGGGCTTTCTTCGCGCTTCCGGAGGCCGACCGGCTGGCCGTGAGCAATCTCAACTCCCCGCACTTTCGCGGGTACACCCGGATAGGCCACGAGCTGACGGGCGGCGCCTCCGACTGGCGCGACCAGCTGGACGTCGGCGCGGAGCGGCCGGCTCCGGTGGTGGGGCCGCAGGACCCGCCGTACCTGTGGCTGGAGGGTCCGAACCAGTGGCCGGCGGCGCTGCCGGAGCTGCGGACAGCAGTGCTGGAGTGGCAGTCCCGGCTGGCGGCGGTGGCGCACCGGCTGCTGCGGGAGCTGCTGACCTCGATCGGCGCCCCGGCGGACTTCTTCGACGAGGCCTTCGCGGACCGGCCGCACCTGCACACGAAGCTGATCCGGTACCCGGGGTCCGCCCCTTCCGGCGCCGACCAGGGCGTGGGCGCCCACAAGGACTACGGATTCCTGACTCTGCTGCTCCAGGACTCGGTGGGCGGGCTCCAGGTGGTCCGGGACGGGGCGTACGTGGACGTGCCGCCGATGCCGGGGGCTTTCGTGGTCAACCTGGGCGAGCTGCTGGAGATCGCCACGGAGGGGTACCTGACGGCAACGGACCACCGGGTGGTGAGCCCGCCGGGGGCGGTGGAGCGGTACTCGGTGCCGTTCTTCTACAACCCGCGCCTGGACGCGGTCGTGGAGACCGTGCCGGGCGACTACCTGCGCTCGGCGCCCGGGGTCGCCCACGACGCGTCGAACCCCCTCCACGCCGAGTACGGCCGCAACGAGCTCAAGGGCTGGGTCCGCGCCCACCCGTCGGTGGCCCGCCGCTGGCACCCGGAACTCCTGGAGTCCTGA